From the bacterium genome, the window CACCCAGCGCGACTACCACCTGGATCTCTATAAAAATTACCGAGTGGGCTACGAGACGCACATCTGGCTGGCCGCCCTGGTAGTGGTGTACTCCATGCTGGACGCTTACGTGGACGCCCACCTCGCCGACTTCGAGACCGGGGATGAGCTCGCCGGAACCGGGGAAACGGGGAAGGGAATGTCGTTGGAGCTCGCTCCCCGCATCTACACCGACTCTCGCGGAAATCCCTGCGCCGGAGTCTCACTGTCCTTCGCTTTCTAACGGATCAGGAGTCCGCATGCCCCAGGAAGAGAAAAACTCGTATACCGCCGACGACATCCAGGTCTTAAAAGGTCTGGAAGCGGTCCGCAAGCGCCCGTCAATGTACATCGGCTCCACCGGCGAGCGCGGTCTGCACCACCTGGTTTTCGAGGTGGTGGACAACTCGGTGGACGAGGCCATGGGCGGCTACTGCGACCACATCGAGGTCACCGTTCACCCCGACTGCTCGGTGACCGTGGTGGACAACGGACGCGGCATCCCCGTGGACATCCACAAGGGTGAGAACCGCTCCGCCCTCGAGGTGGTAATGACCACCCTCCACGCCGGCGGCAAGTTCGACTCGAAGACGTACAAGGTCTCCGGCGGTCTTCACGGAGTGGGCGTATCCGTGGTCAACGCCCTCTCCGCCTGGTGCGATGTGGAGGTGAAGCTCAACGGAAACATCTACCACCAGCGCTATGTCCGCGGTGTGCCCCAGGGGT encodes:
- a CDS encoding DUF5683 domain-containing protein, with the translated sequence LGGYNEEYLKGAVLFGLEALAVYGIVYYADAAVYERRRFEAFDIPDDRTSPDLTDLVTQRDYHLDLYKNYRVGYETHIWLAALVVVYSMLDAYVDAHLADFETGDELAGTGETGKGMSLELAPRIYTDSRGNPCAGVSLSFAF